Proteins found in one Bremerella volcania genomic segment:
- a CDS encoding beta-ketoacyl-ACP synthase III, whose amino-acid sequence MATAQPNSSPGSETTSPRPVPSGRSHLRSLMGFQVLGTGSYVPEKVIPNEDLSSLGCDPEWIIQRTGIRERRHAPENIATSDMAYESAIAAIKSAGIETDEIDLIVVGTFTPDSATPSTACRLQERLGIRAAAMDVSAACAGFLYAMITAAQFIKTGTSRRALVVGADLLSRISNPEDKKTYPLFGDGAGAVILGPASDDHGMLSYTLGSEGDGGPLLCVPGGGSREPLTEQGLSEGKQYLYMDGRSVFKWAVRVIEDSIRDVLYDAHLTPDDVSLVLLHQANVRIIDAACENLGFPREKMVVNLDQYGNTSAGSVPLVLDEAMQKGLIHRGDKILLCGFGAGLSWGTTVFQW is encoded by the coding sequence ATGGCGACGGCGCAACCCAATTCCTCTCCCGGTAGTGAAACGACCTCTCCGCGCCCAGTTCCCTCGGGCCGCAGTCACCTGCGTTCATTGATGGGCTTTCAGGTCCTCGGTACCGGTAGCTACGTGCCTGAGAAGGTCATCCCGAACGAAGACCTCTCGTCGCTCGGGTGCGATCCCGAGTGGATCATCCAGCGGACCGGCATCCGTGAACGTCGTCACGCCCCGGAAAACATTGCCACCAGCGACATGGCCTATGAAAGCGCCATCGCGGCCATCAAGTCGGCCGGTATCGAGACCGACGAGATCGATCTGATCGTGGTCGGAACCTTCACGCCCGATTCGGCAACCCCATCGACCGCCTGCCGACTGCAGGAACGGCTGGGCATTCGCGCGGCGGCCATGGACGTCAGTGCGGCCTGTGCCGGCTTCCTGTACGCGATGATCACGGCGGCCCAGTTCATCAAAACGGGGACCAGCCGCCGGGCATTGGTCGTCGGTGCCGATCTGCTGTCGCGGATCTCGAACCCCGAAGACAAGAAGACCTATCCCCTGTTCGGCGACGGCGCCGGCGCCGTTATTCTGGGCCCGGCCAGTGACGATCACGGCATGCTTTCGTACACGCTGGGAAGCGAAGGAGACGGCGGTCCCCTCTTGTGCGTCCCAGGCGGCGGTTCTCGCGAGCCCCTTACCGAGCAAGGTCTGTCCGAAGGGAAGCAGTACCTCTACATGGATGGCCGCAGCGTCTTTAAGTGGGCGGTGCGTGTGATCGAAGATTCGATCCGCGACGTGCTGTACGACGCCCACCTCACGCCGGACGACGTCTCGCTCGTTCTGCTGCACCAGGCCAACGTCCGCATCATTGACGCGGCCTGCGAAAACCTCGGCTTCCCCCGCGAGAAGATGGTGGTCAACTTGGACCAATACGGCAACACGTCGGCTGGCAGTGTCCCGCTTGTGCTCGACGAAGCGATGCAAAAAGGGCTCATCCACCGCGGCGATAAAATCTTGCTGTGCGGCTTCGGTGCCGGACTGTCGTGGGGGACGACCGTCTTCCAGTGGTAG
- the pepF gene encoding oligoendopeptidase F: MATTAKAAKKSVKKLLTRDEVATDDTWDLSSLYPDDQAWEKDFKKLAKKEEGFDKFRGTLATGAKELLACLKFDTEVDRLGEKLGIYAFLKTTEDQANDENQRRMARFQAVASKLGQAASYIAPEIQAIPAKRLQELMDDPVLKGYRLVLERMTRYKKYTLGKKEERILAMQSEMAGAAGKAFRQLLDADMKFGTLKNEHGEEHELTNSTLMEFLLSPERKIRKKAFEQYYQQFEGHENTLAATLSGSIQKDVYYAKVRGYESARGQALYADNIPESVYDNLIDSVHHHLPAVHRYFELRRRKMKLKDIHHYDTYVPILNNIKKKHTWDEAVELIMNAMIPLGPEYCDVLKDGLTKARWCDRYPNAGKQSGAFSCGSFDAAPFILMNYKKDVLDDVFTLAHEAGHSMHSYYSSKSQPYQYYNYVIFVAEVASTFNEQLLSQHLQENAENDLERAYLINRDIDAIRGTIIRQTMFAEFEKITHAMCEAGEPLTSKSFQEVYHGLLERYFGPEFVIDPQLKLECLRIPHFYRAFYVYKYATGLSAAIALSMRVLNGGKKELDDYLSFLKGGCSKYPLDLLRDAGVDMESPKPVDMALSHFDSLVDQLNDLL, translated from the coding sequence ATGGCCACGACTGCCAAAGCAGCTAAGAAGTCCGTCAAAAAGCTCCTCACGCGCGACGAGGTCGCCACCGACGATACCTGGGATTTGAGCAGCCTTTATCCCGACGACCAGGCCTGGGAGAAAGACTTCAAAAAGCTGGCCAAGAAAGAAGAAGGCTTCGACAAGTTTCGCGGCACGCTGGCTACTGGGGCAAAAGAACTGCTGGCCTGTCTTAAGTTCGACACCGAAGTCGACCGTCTGGGCGAGAAGCTCGGCATTTACGCATTCCTCAAAACGACCGAAGACCAGGCCAACGACGAAAACCAACGCCGCATGGCTCGCTTTCAGGCCGTGGCCAGCAAGCTCGGTCAGGCCGCCAGTTACATCGCGCCAGAGATCCAAGCCATTCCCGCCAAGCGTCTGCAGGAACTGATGGACGATCCGGTCCTCAAAGGCTACCGCCTGGTCTTGGAACGCATGACGCGTTACAAGAAGTACACTCTCGGCAAGAAGGAAGAACGCATCCTCGCCATGCAAAGCGAAATGGCCGGAGCCGCCGGCAAGGCGTTCCGCCAGCTGTTGGATGCCGACATGAAATTCGGCACCCTCAAAAACGAACATGGGGAAGAGCACGAACTGACCAACTCGACCCTGATGGAATTCCTTCTCTCGCCGGAACGCAAGATCCGCAAGAAGGCTTTCGAACAGTACTACCAACAGTTCGAAGGGCACGAAAACACCCTCGCCGCGACCCTTTCCGGCTCGATCCAGAAAGACGTCTACTATGCCAAGGTCCGCGGCTACGAAAGCGCTCGCGGCCAGGCCCTGTATGCCGATAACATTCCCGAGTCGGTTTACGATAACCTGATCGATTCGGTCCACCATCATCTGCCGGCAGTGCATCGCTACTTCGAGCTGCGGCGCCGCAAGATGAAACTGAAGGATATCCACCACTACGACACCTACGTGCCGATCTTGAACAACATCAAGAAAAAGCACACGTGGGACGAAGCGGTCGAACTGATCATGAACGCCATGATCCCGCTTGGCCCCGAATACTGCGACGTGCTGAAGGATGGCCTCACCAAGGCGCGCTGGTGCGACCGCTACCCCAACGCCGGCAAGCAAAGCGGTGCATTCAGCTGCGGCAGCTTCGACGCGGCTCCGTTCATTTTGATGAACTACAAAAAGGACGTGCTGGACGACGTGTTCACGCTGGCTCACGAGGCCGGGCACTCGATGCACAGCTACTACTCTTCCAAGAGCCAGCCGTACCAGTACTACAACTACGTGATCTTCGTCGCGGAAGTGGCCAGTACGTTCAACGAACAGCTGCTCAGCCAGCACCTGCAAGAGAACGCCGAAAACGACCTTGAGCGGGCCTACCTCATCAACCGCGACATCGACGCCATCCGCGGCACGATCATTCGCCAGACGATGTTCGCCGAGTTCGAGAAGATCACCCACGCGATGTGCGAAGCAGGCGAACCGCTCACGTCGAAGTCTTTCCAAGAGGTCTACCATGGCCTGTTGGAACGTTACTTCGGCCCGGAGTTCGTCATCGATCCGCAATTGAAACTGGAATGCCTCCGCATCCCGCACTTCTACCGCGCGTTCTACGTTTACAAGTACGCGACCGGCTTGTCGGCGGCGATCGCGTTGAGCATGCGCGTGCTCAACGGCGGCAAGAAGGAGTTGGATGACTATCTCTCCTTCCTCAAAGGGGGCTGCTCGAAGTACCCGCTGGATCTCTTGCGAGACGCCGGCGTCGATATGGAAAGCCCCAAACCGGTCGATATGGCGCTGAGTCATTTCGACAGCCTGGTCGATCAGTTGAACGATTTACTGTAA